The following are encoded together in the Chaetodon auriga isolate fChaAug3 chromosome 4, fChaAug3.hap1, whole genome shotgun sequence genome:
- the lpar2b gene encoding lysophosphatidic acid receptor 2b produces MDTLTDNTEGCYYNRTVKFFYEASGKNISDHWRRRDYVIVTLGMSVCFIVIFSNLLVIAAILKNRRFHFPIYYLLGNLALADLFSGVSYLHLMFHTGPWTIKLSKHQWFVRQGLIDTSLTASVLNLLAVAVERHQTIFTMQLHSKMSTRRVFILMLFIWLVAIIMGLIPTMGWHCLCDLGNCSTMAPMYSRSYLVFWAVLNLLTFSVMVAVYTRIFVYVRHKSKQMSQHTTQMRHRETVFSLMMTVSMILGCFVICWTPGLVVLLLDGLGCEECKVLRYEKYCLVLAECNSFVNPIIYSFRDKDMKKTFKEILCFLCRRGSKKKGSSGVHFSTLEHENCKSRTAEPLERSNGTPLINEGSEDHPVSSEKWN; encoded by the exons ATGGACACCCTGACCGACAACACCGAGGGCTGCTACTACAACCGCACCGTCAAGTTCTTCTACGAGGCGAGTGGCAAGAACATCAGCGACCACTGGCGGCGTCGTGACTATGTGATCGTCACTCTGGGCATGTCGGTCTGCTTCATCGTTATCTTTTCCAACCTTTTGGTCATAGCCGCCATTTTGAAAAACCGGCGCTTTCACTTTCCCATCTACTACCTGTTGGGTAACCTGGCTCTGGCAGACCTCTTCTCAG GTGTCTCCTACCTCCACTTGATGTTTCATACTGGTCCCTGGACCATTAAGCTGTCTAAGCACCAGTGGTTTGTGCGACAGGGGCTGATAGACACCAGCCTGACGGCTTCGGTCCTCAACCTCCTGGCTGTGGCCGTGGAGCGCCACCAAACCATCTTCACCATGCAGCTGCACAGCAAGATGAGCACCCGGCGTGTTTTCATCCTCATGCTGTTCATCTGGCTGGTGGCCATCATCATGGGCCTGATTCCCACCATGGGCTGGCACTGCCTGTGCGACCTGGGAAACTGCTCCACCATGGCGCCGATGTACAGCCGCAGCTACCTGGTGTTCTGGGCCGTTCTCAACCTGCTGACCTTCTCCGTCATGGTGGCCGTCTATACCCGCATCTTTGTCTACGTGAGGCACAAGAGCAAGCAGATGTCGCAGCACACCACCcagatgagacacagagagacggtgTTCAGCCTGATGATGACCGTCTCCATGATCCTGG GCTGTTTTGTGATCTGCTGGACGCCCggcctggtggtgctgctgctcgACGGTCTGGGCTGTGAAGAGTGTAAGGTGCTGCGCTACGAGAAGTACTGCCTGGTGCTGGCCGAGTGCAACTCCTTCGTCAATCCCATCATCTACTCCTTCAGGGacaaggacatgaagaagaccTTCAAGGAGATCCTGTGCTTCCTGTGCCGGCGGGGCAGCAAAAAGAAGGGCAGCTCTGGAGTTCACTTTAGCACCCTGGAGCACGAG AACTGTAAGTCTCGTACCGCCGAGCCACTGGAGAGGAGCAACGGGACCCCTCTCATCAATGAAGGCTCTGAAGACCACCCCGTCTCCTCAGAAAAATGGAATTAA